The Drosophila innubila isolate TH190305 chromosome 2L unlocalized genomic scaffold, UK_Dinn_1.0 4_B_2L, whole genome shotgun sequence genome segment AAGACCTGAATTATCACAGCCGTCACCCACATTTTGTCGTTGGAGTATATACTTGATAAAACAGCAAAGGAATATCTgaaaatttggcttttaaataaaaagtttaatttttcacGCGAATCTTACCAAAAACTTCAAAGCCAACAGTGTAAATAGAAGCAGAATGTAAAAGTAACGCCATACAACGTCCGTAAAAACAGGCAGGCATCCATTTGTATTAATGGAATCTAGTGTTAAGGATGGAAAAGGTTCCCGCCTGCCTTCTGAGTCTTCAGATCCCAGCATATAATTCGATATGCTATTTTCGTGACTTTTCTTGGAACAGGCAATAGGAGCCAAAACAGCTTTTCCAGAGCAGTTTAACACCTGTCTTGGCATCCAATCCGCCTTCATCCAGTCCTTGTAACCATGGACACCACAGCAATGTTTCCGCAACTGCAAGCCGTCCCATAGAAGCTTCCACTCCGGGTTCGAATAATACTCATCAATGCCGCGAAAAAGCGCACTTTCCGCCGAATTTTCCAATACATCAATGTTATAGTAAAGATTCCACAAGGTGCCAAATCCTGAC includes the following:
- the LOC117781142 gene encoding uncharacterized protein LOC117781142 — encoded protein: MRQPFRKASVYIALLLIFEAFTGLLIIIITAIYQWILASYLDDIEFGLLFSYLFNVYIFGAQLVVTFLCSISLWNRLWKRRCTPNVRLMISIWLFYSCVIIASGFGTLWNLYYNIDVLENSAESALFRGIDEYYSNPEWKLLWDGLQLRKHCCGVHGYKDWMKADWMPRQVLNCSGKAVLAPIACSKKSHENSISNYMLGSEDSEGRREPFPSLTLDSINTNGCLPVFTDVVWRYFYILLLFTLLALKFLIFLCCFIKYILQRQNVGDGCDNSGLTDEDGRPLVMVKYPRNVRCVIVGEDDLASDIAPDVAYCNCDDAEGEHGDYCEE